DNA from Spirochaetota bacterium:
CGATATCAGCGGGTTCAAACTGTTGAGATGAATCCCCGCCATGGATCTGTTTCAAGATACCGTTTTTTCTCTGGATCACGATTCTTCCCGCGCAATAGGATTCCACAATGGGAAGGTGCTTGGCCTCCGCGATAATAGCATGGGGATCCGCGTTGGCCATCAGTTCATCCAGCTCGATTGTGCGAAACGCAAGGTTGACCGGTACCAGTTTCGCCCCAATTTCGATAAGCGCTAAAAACAGGGCGACAAAATCAACCGAGTTTTCAAGAAAGATCGCGGCTATGAACCCCCGTATAATTCCTGAACCCTTCAGGAATTCTTTCATGGAGACAATTCTTGACTTCAATTCCCCCGCTGACACGAAGAGAGGCGCATCTCCTGTGGACAGATCGATAACAGCAGGGTGATTCCCCCACGTTTCCAGCGACTCATGTATTTGTTTAACAATATTCATCGTTTTAATTCAAGGCCTTTACTTTTTGATCCCGGTCACGATTACCGCCTGGGGCGGGCTTCCCATTGATAAATGTATTTCCATATTTACAAAGCCCGCTTTTCTCATCATGCCGGCGATTTCCTCGCCGGAATAGAACCTGAAATATCCGTCCTCCTCCAGCTGAAAGAGCGATGCCGCCTCGTTGAGCATGGTTCTGGCATCGGCAAGATCAACGTCCCTTTTCTCCGAATCGTATTCATCACGATCAAGGTTCTGCACTTTGTTTATATAATTTGTGAAAATGACCGATATATCGCTGTCAGGTCTCATGGAAGAGACAAGCAACCGTCCCTCCGGCTTAAGAAGCCTGTAAAATTCATGAATTATCTCATCGGGATTAAAGAGATACGAAATAAGAAGACTCGCCGAGATTTTGTGGAACGATTCGTCGTGAAAGCCCATGCGCACATCACGGGTATTGTCCCCGAATTTGAGACATGTAAAATCCAGGTCGGTCGTCCTGATGTCATGGAGCTCCTCTGAACCTGATCCGTTGATCCTTTTATTACAAGATGTCTTCAAGTCGTCAGGCTTCAGTGTGCCGGAAATGTATCGTGCGGCGCGGTTGATATCGATGATAGCGCAATAATCATCATCATTCAAGCACGCGCGCAGGTACCCCCGGGAATGTTCGCTTATCGGCACACCGCGCATGATGCTGGCAATAACCTCCGAGTTCAGTCTCACCAGATTATCAATGGTGCTGTTCCTCAACCCTTCTATTCGATTTCTTAAAAACTCATACCCCAGGGAACCGTCTTCCATGAACCGCTTCACGGGAAGGAGACGGTTCGGCTCAAGATTCCGCTGCAGATAGGTAATACGGCTCGGGATGAGGGGGCCGTGGGTGCGTTTCAGCTGCTCGATTTTTTCCCTGGTCCTGCCAAGGGCTTCCGGGACCAGATCCGCCAGCACCAGATTGGCCCTGCCGAGATCGAGCCCCTGCGACGCGCTGTCATCAATCATTCGCTCAATGAAGATGCCGGTTCCGCATCCCATGTCCGCCATGGATTCGCCGTTTTTCAGGTCCAGGAGCCTTCCCTGTAGCGACAGGAACTCCCTGAATTCATCGATATTCCGGTACACATCATAGCCGGCGCAGTTCCGGTCCCCGCCGACGAGATATTCCTTCCAGTATACCCCCACATCGACATCATCCTGCGCGACAAGCCTCTCGCGCTCCCCGGTGATCATGGCTACCATTCGTTCCCGGTCTGGATTCATAGGACGAATCGTCTGGCCATTGAGATAATGATATATCATGCGCGTCACAATTTTAAATGTCCGGATCGCGTCATCACTGGACCGGAGATTATGGCCGGTGGGTATTTCAATTACTTCACGGGAGCCCTTTGACCGGACGCTCATGAGATCCCGGATCTCCCTCTCAACGACCCAGCGGTCATACTTGCCGAAAATCCAGGATACCGGAATGGCTATGCGTGCCATGTCATGGCGCGCGTCGGCGAGATAGGCATATCTGGTGTCGATCAGGTCCCTCGCGGTGGTATCAAGGTTCAGAATCTGCCCCAACACGCCGGAGAGTCCATTCTGTATGCCGTTCCGCGCGTTATCGATGATGTCGATACCGCCGGTAATATTATTGAAGGAGCTCCGGGCGCAGGTGACGCCCATGACGTTGATCAGATAGCTGACCCGCTTATCCTTCACCGCCAGTTTCCTCGCATCCAGCGCCGACATGCTGAAGGCGACAATGACGACCTCCGAAGGCTTGAACATGGCATTGTGATGCACGAAGTCCATGGTCGCTTCCAGATCGTCAAGGCCCTGGCTGATGCGGTAGTTGAGCATCTCGTAGCCCCGCTTGGGGCACATCTGATCCCGGCAGCTTTCCCCCGGCCTGTTGATGCCGTCATACCGGATGGTCACGATATCCCTGCCGAAGCGCCCGAAGTTTTCTATCAATGTCGCCACGAGGGGAGCCAGCGCCTCCTTCTTTTTCCCAAAGGCCGGGGGGAGGATGACAACCGGCACCTTGCCCACCGCGCCGGTATGGTTCAGGAGGGCCACGATTTCTTTCCCATCCCTGTTCGCATATCGCACGATATCGGAAACGATCCTGGAACTGCCGGGAAATGGGCGTTTCAATGATCCTTTGCCCTTGTTCCACTGGGTCAGGCTGAAACGTTTATAAATGTAATCCTTGCGCCTGATGCCTGCTTCAATGCCTATCTGCACCATCATCCCTTCATCATAAAGGCCTACTTCTTTGATATGTCGTATTTCCCCAAAGGCATCAAGACCCATATCTTTATTGAATGTGTAGGTGACCGACTGGCCCAGCTGGATCTGCTCTCTATCGAAGTTATTAAGCTTCACATTACATGAAAAGCCGCGGCGGCTTATGTTGACCAGCTCGCCCCGAAGTCTTCCGATGGGGGAATCCTCAAGCTCAAGGGAAATATCGATCCCCCCGCTGATGTATTTTCTCTGGCATGATCTCTTGTCAGACTGGTGGATCACCGACGGCAGGGCAAAGGCAATGCTTGTCGGGCCGGACTCCCTGATATCCGTGGTAAAATAGTAACTTGAACCGTGCAGGTAAAAGGAGCAATACACCTGGTGATGCTTTTTCAACTCACAATCAATGACTTCTTTCTGCGATGATGTGGTGAATAATTTTTTCTTTGTGTCAATAGTCCTCATCTTCAAGACAAACATGATGATGCTTTTGTCAAAAAGGACATTCATCGTCCTTTTTTCTTTTTTCAGAAGATTGAAGAGGGCTACGATTGTTTCATGATTTTTTATCAGGGTATCATTGGCGGCGACCTGTTCGTTCCTCCTTTCCTGTATCGTTTTAATGGCGGTGCTTGTGGCCGATTTGAGGATGAAATTCTGAATCCTGGTGGAATCAATATCCGAGATGGATTTGAAGCACAATCCGGCCCTGTTCGTATCGCCCTTATTTCCCCGGATAACATAGGAGACTGATCCCTCGGCGGTAATGCCTCGCCGGTCCCCGGGCAGATTCACCCCGATGGTGATGGATTCGCGTGTATTCAGGATTCCCTTGTAACTGACAAGGCACCCTTCAGTCGAGATGTTATCTATTGAAATAATGGAGACCCCGTCTTTATCGCTGGAGATTCCGGTGAGGCTGCATGATATGCGCGGGATAATCCTCATGTCGGATGTCCCGTATTCATTCTTTATCCTGGTGAAGTTCACATTCCTTATAAAGTTGTCGATAAGGATCATCTGCGCGTCCGTCTGACAGGAGAACTCGATTCCCAGGACATGCTCGTCTTCTTCAGTGTCCGCTTTATTGCTCCGAACTATTTTGCAGGGAATCGGAACGTTCTCTGAATCCAGGGGAAGCATGAATGCCATCCTGTGCACGGACAGGTGGGATACCGGAACATTGACGACAACCTGGATGCCGCTGTTGCTGATATCTATGGATTTACCGATGAGGGTCTGTCCTTCAGCGACAAGCTCCACCTGCTTTTCATAGGATACCCTGGCATGTTTTCTGTTATTGGTCATAGGTCACCCGCGAGTGGAGAAATAGTGTATAAACAGGGGTAACCCCTTCTCCCGAAAATGTGTGTTCCAGAAGCTATTGCACATCCATTCATAGATACATCCAGCATTCTGCCTGATCAGCTGATTATGTGATTAAACACGCCAGATATGGGAATCTGGGTGATACTATTGTGTCGGTTCTCAAAATCTAAAAATGAAAATATTTATGGGGGGGAGTGATTAAAAAAAACAATACCGATAGAATTGTATACAATTAGAGGGTGAGCAGATCAATGAGCTGACCATGGATTTTCCCATTTGAGGCAACAATCTCCGGATATTCCGGATGAAACAACCCGCCATTATACGTGGTAACGGTACCGCCGGCCTCTTCCACGACAAGGCTGCCCGCGGCCATGTCCCATGACTTGAGCTTCCCCTCCCAGTAGCCGTCAAGCCTGCCGCAGGCCACATAGGACAGATCGATTGCGGCGGATCCCATACGACGAATTCCCTGTATGCGAAGAATAATGCGGTTAAATTCTTTCAGATTATTGTTCTCCGATAACGCCTTGTCATAGGGGAATCCCGTGGCGACAAGGGAAACGCCTATATCGTCCAATGAAGAGACATGTATCGGCTGATCATTGAGAAAGGCCCCGCGTCCTCTCATCGCGGTGAACATTTCATCAAGGAATGGATTGAAAACGACGCCGGCCACGACCCGCTTGAGGCTTATGGAAAAGACGCCGAGGGACACGCAGAAAAAAGGAAGCCCGTGGGCGTAATTATTGGTGCCGTCAAGGGGATCCACATACCAGATATAATCGCCGGCAGCGTCTTTCCGGCTCCCCTCTTCGGCGATAATGGTATGGTCGGGAAACCTGGCCGATATCCTCTCTACCAGGTGCTTTTCCGAGGCTTTGTCCGCGTCAGTCACCAGGTCGGTTCTGCTCTTATAGGAAATGACCGTTCCCTGCGACCTGAAGCCCTTGAGGAGAATCGCCCCGGCTTCCCGCGAGATCATCCGCGCAAAATCGGCGATATCAGCGATCATGATCTAGAACTTGATTCCCATTCCAATCTGGATGTTGAACTCATGGTGCTCCGAGTCCTGGTCTGCGACCTCGGCGATGAACTTCTGGTACATGAAAAAATTCCTCGTGAAAGATTCGTTCAGCCGGAGGCTTATCACCTGGGACAGGGCCTTGAAACCGGGAAAGGGCTTTCCCTTGGTAAACCGGTATACGTCGAGGCCGAACCATCCCTGGCCGTTGGGGGCCAGGGTATAGGGATGCGTGTTGTTAAGATTCTCCAGATAAAACCGCTCGAGCCATTCAACGGTCAACGACAGCAGCTCGGACCCGTCGTCATGCTTCACCAGGTTGCCGAAGGTCAGGCCCAGGCCCATATCATAGACCCCCCAGTAACTGGCAATGCCCCGGTAGTATCTCATGAAGCTCATATAAAAAACGCGCCAGTCGTTGGAATGGCAGAAAACGTAATAATCGCGGAAATTGAAAATGGCGTGTATTTTCACGTCCGGATACATCTGGTACCCGTAGTCGATGCGAAGGGATCCCACGTCAAAGCTCTTTCCCGAGGAAGAGCGCGGGTCCATGATGAGCATACGCGGATACCAGGTGATGGTCGTATCCACCTTGTCCTTGCGGTACCCGACAATCAATCCCACTTTAACGTCGTTCAGCCTGTATCTCCGGTAAAAGGCCCTGCTGGTGTCGTACTGGTTCAACATCACCCCGGCGCCGAGTTTTATGTTCTTAATGTTGAATAGTATTTCGGCCTTTTCGGACAGCACCACCAGCCCCGGGGGCGTCAGGGCGCCAAGCCACGGGTTTTCCAGCGTGGCGTCGATCTGGATAAGGGGGATCGGAGTAATCCTCATGAAGAGGGTATAGGGCGCGCTGGTGATAAGTCCGTCATCGGGCACGTACCGGAATCCATGGTGCGATGTATGATAGATCCCCCAGTACAGGGATTTGTTTCCGTAATAGGAGCCCATCCGGACCATGCCGTCAAGGGTCATATAGAAAACCTGGGGCTTTTCAGGAACCTCTTGTTTCTTCCCGCCGCGCTTTTTATAGGCGTCTTCAAGCCAGGGCGGCACCTGTTTGTTGGCGGGATCGGCTTTCAGAACCGCTTCACCGACCTGGATCGTGCGCTCATAGTTTTCAGTTTTATAATGGCTGTAGCAGAGGCGCTCACCGGTGAGAATTTGTTTTGGGTTCAGCTTCCATGCTTCCTCGTAATTCTTTATCGCCTGGGGAAGATCCCCTTTTTTCTCGAGGGCGTATCCCTTGTTATGATACGCTATCGCCATCGCCCTCTTCCGATACTCAACGGCCTTGTCGAATATTGTCAGGGCTTCGTCGACCCTGTCCGACTCACCTAATTCGATCGCCTTTTTATGCCTCGCGCGATCCTCGGCGTCTTCATCGGAAAAAAGGGCATGACTGCTCGCCATGACGATCAGCACGCAAACCAGGATAAGTAAGAAGGGGCTCGATTTTTTCATACCATATACCTTTAATCATTATAGGAAAAGAAGTTCGGGATGTCAACCTCTTGTTTTGAGATAACCTGTTCAGCACACCTTTATAAATTCGTAATTTTAATGATTAATTGATAATACTGCTTTTTTACATCGAAAGTGCAACAGGGACGCACTCAAATATGATTTTTCATGGTTCCCTGTTACATTTTCGGCAGATGTCCGGATATTCTCGTTTTTTTTAATGGAGGCCGTCGATCCTCGTCAAACCGCAATTTAGGGCATGGTCCACCGCATCGTCGTATTCCTGCAGTGTTATCCTGCGTTTCAGGTCAAAGCATTCCCCGGCACGGTACTCGGGGTGGTATTGATCCATGATATTAATGTATGTCCCGCGCGAGAGATCGGCAATGAAATTAATGACACGGTCCGTTGCCGCGATATTGTTCGGGAGGACCAGGTGCCGCACCAGGAGACCCCTCCGTGCGATCCCGTTACGGTCCAGCACGAGATCCCCCACCTGCCGGTGTATTTCTCTCAGCGCCGCCATGGCAACATCAGGATAATCCGGGGCGCCGCTCAGACTCCCGGCCGTTTCCGGATCCATGTATTTAAAGTCCGGCATGTAGATATCATAGACCCCGTCAAGGATCGAGAGGACAGCCGCGTCATCATAGCCCCCGGAATTGTACACCAGGGGAAGCCGAAGTCCCATCGGCACGGCAATGAGAAGTGCCTTGACAATGGCGTAGTTCATGTGGGTCGGCGTGACGAAATTGATATTATGGCACCCCCTGTTCTGAAGCGAAAGCATTATCTCCGCCAGTCTTTGATATGATAGTTCCTCACCCCTGCCCAGATGTGATATATCATAATTCTGGCAGAATATGCAATCCAGATTGCAATGAGTGAAAAAGATCGTCCCTGATCCGCATCGTCCCACCAGGGGCGCCTCTTCCCCAAAATGCGCATTAAAGGAGGACACAACCGGATAAACACCGCTCTTGCACCGCCCCCGTTCTCCCTCGATCCTGTTCACACGGCACCGGTGCGGACAAAGGGTACACTGACTCAGCCTTTCGTACAGTTCCCCGGCGCATTGGCCAAGTCTTCCATTGTTGTATAATTCTATATATGACGGCTGCATATCATTCACGTTTTCCCTTCATGAGTGCAGGAGTATTTGTATTATTATAATGTAAATAGTCAATTCGTTTATAATGAGTTGATACCGCAACCGGAGAATGGCAAACACCTATTTCATTACAATTTTTGCAAAAGGATTTCCATCACAGAATATATTAAACTTGTTGTGTATCTAATTCTCTTTACCGGGGTTAAGGGATGGAGCCCTCTAGCAGCCCCCCGCATCCCGACAAGTCGGGACTGCGAGGGTGGAACGCAGTTTCACCACAAATCTATTAATTATTGATTTGACGTACAGGTAAAAAAAATTGTTAATTGATAGTATACAATTCGTCAATGATGATAGCTGACTGATAATAATCAGGATAGACCTATACCGGGGTATTAAGAATGAGAAACCTATTGTGCTTCCTCTTTATAATGACAGCCTTATACGGCTGTTCTAAAGAAAAAGAATCACCCCGGGGGACAGCCTCTCCGAACACAATAACCGTCTCCGGCGCCTGGGCCCTCTATCCCCTGGTCGTTACCTGGGCTGAGGAATACCAGAAAAAAAATCCTGGCGTCATCGTCGATGTATCTGCCGGCGGAACTGGAAAAGGAATGGCCGACGCCCTTTCCGGCGCGGCAGACCTCGCCATGGCTTCCAGGGATATCACCAAGGCCGAGACCGCCCAAGGCGCATGGTTTATCAGCGTTGCAAAGGACGCCGTGGTGCCCATGATGAGCGACGCCAATCCCCTTAAAGAGGCGCTTCTCAAGCGGGGAATCACCCGGAAAGAATTCGCCAGCATATGGATAAGCGGCACACTGATATCGTGGGATGCCCTTGCCAAATCCGAAAGAAAATATCCCCTTCATGCCTACACACGCTCCGATGCGTGCGGCGCATCCGAGACCTGGGCAAAGTATGTCGGCGGAACCCAGGAAGACCTGAAGGGAATCTGCGTGTACGGGGACCCGGGCCTCGCAGAGGCGGTGCGAAAAGACCCCCTGGGAATCGGGTATAACAATGTCAATTTCGCCTATGACGCAATAACAAAAAAAACGATTCGCGGCCTTCTTCCGGTCCCCGTGGACATTAACGGCAGCGGGAACATCGAGCCGGATGAGAATTTTTACAACGACCGTGATGCTCTCGTGAAGGCGATCGCCGATAATAAATATCCATCCCCTCCGGCGCGCACCCTGCATCTGGCGGCGCGGGGCATGCCACAGAAACAGCAGGTGCGTGATTTCCTTCTCTGGATTCTCGGTGACGGGCAGCGGTATGTTTCCGAGTCTGGGTATATCTGCCTCCCCGGTGAATCATTGAAAAAACAGGCCGAGGTCCTGACAAAAAAACCATAGGGAATAGGGCCTCCTTTTCCCGTGATGGTCGCTATTGGAATTATTCAGAACTTATATGGCGGCGGGAATCACGATGATTTCTGAGCCTGATTTTTCATCGCCTTCCGAAATGAAAAATAGCTTTTCAATACCAGAATGAGGCATAGCCCCAAAGAGCCCCATTTGAGGGACGCGACAACGGACAGGGCCATCACCATGGCAGCGCTCAATTCCCTGCCTGTGAATAACGAATAGATCAGGGTGATGCCGATGAAATCAACAACGGCCGCGCCGAAGGGAAGCAGGCAGACGATCCTATCGGAAAATCGTATGTCACCGCCCACAATGGCCCCTCTGGCCGATGAAAAATAAGCCAAGGCGGATGCCAGAAGGACCGCATAGGATGCGGCATGGATAAAATAGAGCCAGAGCGAACTAAGGAGCAGGTCGACTCCGCCGCTCTTCCAGGATGACAGGATCCCGGTAAAATTGCTCGTGGTGAAAGCCAGTTGAAGATACAGCAGGCCCCTTCCTCCGAAGCCGGCCAGCTCCGCGTCAATCCGTAGCATTACGACTGTCATGACGGCCGTAATGAAAAGGAACACCAACGCCACCCTTTTCCCCGAGAGCAGTTCATAGAGCCTTTCAAGAGGGGTGTTGCTCATCGCACTGGCACCATATCATTATTTTTTTCCACGTCAGGAGCCAGGGGCTTGTTTTCCCGGGTCTGTTTACCCCGGGTGTCGCCGCCCTCGTTCTTATCGGTTTTTATTTCCTCACCCGTTATGGGATCGATGACGGGAAGGGTCATATCCTCATCCTTGAGCCGTATCTCATAGGCTCCCTTGCTTACGGGCAGCGGCATCTCGGCGTCCTGTTCAACATCGAATTCATTCTTTTGCTCGGGCGTATCCCACTTTTTGCTGTCCTTGTCGATTTTCAGCCTGACTTCGTCGAGACGGGCCTTGGTGTCGATGTCGTTCGGGTCCGCGGCCAGGGCCTTGGCGTAATTGCTTTCCGCCTCATAGAGGTTTCCCGTTTTTTCATGGCACATGCCGAGGTACCGGAATATCTGCGGGGACTTTTCATTCTGCTGGAGCGCCTTGTTGAAGTACTCGATGGCCTCCTCTGTTTTTCCGCTGGAGAAATAAAGGACTCCCATCTGCATAAGCACCTTGGGGTGGTCCTTGTTGATGCGCATGGCCTGCTGCAGGTAGCTGAATGAACCCTCAATGTCCTGAAGCGTTATACAGACCAGCGCCATCCGGTAATGGGCGTTGAAATTGTCCGGATTGATTGTCAGCACGGCCCGGTACAGTTCCTGCGCCTCGGACCATTTCTTGTTTTTTTCGAGGTTCAGGGCCGCGTTATAGTAATACTTTTCCTTGTAGGCGAGCATTTTTAAAACATAGCCCTGCAGCGTAATCTTGAACTCCGCCTGCTTTTTCAGGTCAAAGAGGAGCTTCGTTTCCTCATGATAATCCCGGCGGGCTTCCGCCAGTTCCGTCTTCTTGAGAAGGCTGATTATCCCATCATTGTTCTGGAACGACGTTGCGAGGGTCTGCATGAAGGCACGCTCGTCCGATACGCTGTCAATCTGGTCAAAAACCAATCTGTTTTTTATTACATAGTCATCTATGAACGATTTCTTTAACCTTAGGCGTTCAGGCTCCGTGAGATAGAGACCAGGGAAGAAGTTATTACTGGGGATAACGGAGAGAATATCATCAAGGCGCGTACTCGACAGATGAGCGCACACATGTGGCTCGTCCATGAATATCCGGTTCAGATCCTCATGGCTGTTTAAGAAACCGATGAGGCGTTCATACGATTGCTGGTTGATCATTAACGCCTTGTCGTTATCCGACGCGAATACGATCATGATATTCGAAAAGAAGTAGACCCCGTGCCGTTTAAATGAGCGCTTGAGGTTCTTCAACGCCATGGACAGCAGCTCCGGCCTGCATCCGGGAATGTTATACACCTGGGCAAAGACGCCGCCCTTATCCAGGCATCGTTTCACGATGGCATAATACGCTCCGGAAAACCTGAAGGCATTCATATCCTGATCCAGGAGGTTCGGAATATCGATGATAGAATGATATATGGTCCTGTTCTTTTCGATAAATGACAGAAGGGGCGCGCTATCGGGTATGTATTTTTGCGTACCGGATATGGGGAGCCTGTTGTAATCGACATCCCGGTCAGACAGCTCATCGAGACAGAGGGAATACTTGTAATAGCCGATGACGGGGCTGCGGAAGAATCTCTGGTTCCCGTCGATGAAGAGCATTTTCTTCCCTTCGGGATGGTAGAGAGCGACCGGGACGAGGGACCGTTTAAGGTTCCTTACCACGCTGTCTGAAAGCGCAAACACCGGCCTGCCGTTCATTGTAACGACTCCCTCGTTTCGAATGTAGTCGGCATTGTAGTTGACCGTGGTCAGTTCCTCAAAATGCTCCGTCCTGGTGACGTAAACATTATTATCCAGCGAAATCCTGAAAAACAGGATCATGAAGATGAAGAGGGGCAGAAAAAACAGGGACAGGAAAAAGTAAATCCCTTTCTTGAATCCGCTGATGGTTGAATTAACGATGCTGATGGCCGGCACGACGACGTTAATGATCATCACGATGCAAATGATGATGTAAAACCACAGATTGGTCAGACTGACAAGACAGAGCGCCACCAGCACAGGGAGGGGCACTATGAGCAGTGAAAATTCAATGATGGTCGCCCTTTTAACGCTGTCATACCTGTTTATGACAGCGCCGATGGAGTTGGAGAGGACGATCCCAAGCAGGAAGGCCATGGGCGCAAAAAGGATGATCCCGAACAAGAAATGTATCTGCCGGGAAAAACTCATGACCATGACAAGAAAAACGAGAAAGGCGATGGGAAAAAATGATTCGCCGTAGATATACAGATTTGAGACTTTTATCAACCGGCCGGTTCCGTATCCTGCGGCCATGAGAATGAAAAGCAGCGCCATATACGCCATTGTTACGTATATCTGGTCACCATAATACCTGCTGATGCTAGCCCCACCCAGGTAGGCATATATGACAAGGCATACGACATTCAGGTATGTAAATAACGAAGCGTCATGCTCCATGATCGGTTGTGCCGAAGCATCCCGGTCTTTTTCTTCCTCGTAATCCTTTGTGAAATACGAGGCGGGCTTGTAAGGGAGGTCAATCATGAAAATGGTCGGCACCAGCAATAATCCCAG
Protein-coding regions in this window:
- a CDS encoding PilZ domain-containing protein — encoded protein: MTNNRKHARVSYEKQVELVAEGQTLIGKSIDISNSGIQVVVNVPVSHLSVHRMAFMLPLDSENVPIPCKIVRSNKADTEEDEHVLGIEFSCQTDAQMILIDNFIRNVNFTRIKNEYGTSDMRIIPRISCSLTGISSDKDGVSIISIDNISTEGCLVSYKGILNTRESITIGVNLPGDRRGITAEGSVSYVIRGNKGDTNRAGLCFKSISDIDSTRIQNFILKSATSTAIKTIQERRNEQVAANDTLIKNHETIVALFNLLKKEKRTMNVLFDKSIIMFVLKMRTIDTKKKLFTTSSQKEVIDCELKKHHQVYCSFYLHGSSYYFTTDIRESGPTSIAFALPSVIHQSDKRSCQRKYISGGIDISLELEDSPIGRLRGELVNISRRGFSCNVKLNNFDREQIQLGQSVTYTFNKDMGLDAFGEIRHIKEVGLYDEGMMVQIGIEAGIRRKDYIYKRFSLTQWNKGKGSLKRPFPGSSRIVSDIVRYANRDGKEIVALLNHTGAVGKVPVVILPPAFGKKKEALAPLVATLIENFGRFGRDIVTIRYDGINRPGESCRDQMCPKRGYEMLNYRISQGLDDLEATMDFVHHNAMFKPSEVVIVAFSMSALDARKLAVKDKRVSYLINVMGVTCARSSFNNITGGIDIIDNARNGIQNGLSGVLGQILNLDTTARDLIDTRYAYLADARHDMARIAIPVSWIFGKYDRWVVEREIRDLMSVRSKGSREVIEIPTGHNLRSSDDAIRTFKIVTRMIYHYLNGQTIRPMNPDRERMVAMITGERERLVAQDDVDVGVYWKEYLVGGDRNCAGYDVYRNIDEFREFLSLQGRLLDLKNGESMADMGCGTGIFIERMIDDSASQGLDLGRANLVLADLVPEALGRTREKIEQLKRTHGPLIPSRITYLQRNLEPNRLLPVKRFMEDGSLGYEFLRNRIEGLRNSTIDNLVRLNSEVIASIMRGVPISEHSRGYLRACLNDDDYCAIIDINRAARYISGTLKPDDLKTSCNKRINGSGSEELHDIRTTDLDFTCLKFGDNTRDVRMGFHDESFHKISASLLISYLFNPDEIIHEFYRLLKPEGRLLVSSMRPDSDISVIFTNYINKVQNLDRDEYDSEKRDVDLADARTMLNEAASLFQLEEDGYFRFYSGEEIAGMMRKAGFVNMEIHLSMGSPPQAVIVTGIKK
- a CDS encoding inositol monophosphatase produces the protein MIADIADFARMISREAGAILLKGFRSQGTVISYKSRTDLVTDADKASEKHLVERISARFPDHTIIAEEGSRKDAAGDYIWYVDPLDGTNNYAHGLPFFCVSLGVFSISLKRVVAGVVFNPFLDEMFTAMRGRGAFLNDQPIHVSSLDDIGVSLVATGFPYDKALSENNNLKEFNRIILRIQGIRRMGSAAIDLSYVACGRLDGYWEGKLKSWDMAAGSLVVEEAGGTVTTYNGGLFHPEYPEIVASNGKIHGQLIDLLTL
- a CDS encoding tetratricopeptide repeat protein, which encodes MKKSSPFLLILVCVLIVMASSHALFSDEDAEDRARHKKAIELGESDRVDEALTIFDKAVEYRKRAMAIAYHNKGYALEKKGDLPQAIKNYEEAWKLNPKQILTGERLCYSHYKTENYERTIQVGEAVLKADPANKQVPPWLEDAYKKRGGKKQEVPEKPQVFYMTLDGMVRMGSYYGNKSLYWGIYHTSHHGFRYVPDDGLITSAPYTLFMRITPIPLIQIDATLENPWLGALTPPGLVVLSEKAEILFNIKNIKLGAGVMLNQYDTSRAFYRRYRLNDVKVGLIVGYRKDKVDTTITWYPRMLIMDPRSSSGKSFDVGSLRIDYGYQMYPDVKIHAIFNFRDYYVFCHSNDWRVFYMSFMRYYRGIASYWGVYDMGLGLTFGNLVKHDDGSELLSLTVEWLERFYLENLNNTHPYTLAPNGQGWFGLDVYRFTKGKPFPGFKALSQVISLRLNESFTRNFFMYQKFIAEVADQDSEHHEFNIQIGMGIKF
- a CDS encoding radical SAM protein — its product is MQPSYIELYNNGRLGQCAGELYERLSQCTLCPHRCRVNRIEGERGRCKSGVYPVVSSFNAHFGEEAPLVGRCGSGTIFFTHCNLDCIFCQNYDISHLGRGEELSYQRLAEIMLSLQNRGCHNINFVTPTHMNYAIVKALLIAVPMGLRLPLVYNSGGYDDAAVLSILDGVYDIYMPDFKYMDPETAGSLSGAPDYPDVAMAALREIHRQVGDLVLDRNGIARRGLLVRHLVLPNNIAATDRVINFIADLSRGTYINIMDQYHPEYRAGECFDLKRRITLQEYDDAVDHALNCGLTRIDGLH
- a CDS encoding substrate-binding domain-containing protein — protein: MRNLLCFLFIMTALYGCSKEKESPRGTASPNTITVSGAWALYPLVVTWAEEYQKKNPGVIVDVSAGGTGKGMADALSGAADLAMASRDITKAETAQGAWFISVAKDAVVPMMSDANPLKEALLKRGITRKEFASIWISGTLISWDALAKSERKYPLHAYTRSDACGASETWAKYVGGTQEDLKGICVYGDPGLAEAVRKDPLGIGYNNVNFAYDAITKKTIRGLLPVPVDINGSGNIEPDENFYNDRDALVKAIADNKYPSPPARTLHLAARGMPQKQQVRDFLLWILGDGQRYVSESGYICLPGESLKKQAEVLTKKP
- a CDS encoding tetratricopeptide repeat protein; the protein is MPDSGEFFITLFFSFKYSVPALLLIMVLFFGIKLNYSIRVSSGDFIDKKQGIETVIGLVLCGISAGISLSVLLYSFNMPLLLTIPLGLLLVPTIFMIDLPYKPASYFTKDYEEEKDRDASAQPIMEHDASLFTYLNVVCLVIYAYLGGASISRYYGDQIYVTMAYMALLFILMAAGYGTGRLIKVSNLYIYGESFFPIAFLVFLVMVMSFSRQIHFLFGIILFAPMAFLLGIVLSNSIGAVINRYDSVKRATIIEFSLLIVPLPVLVALCLVSLTNLWFYIIICIVMIINVVVPAISIVNSTISGFKKGIYFFLSLFFLPLFIFMILFFRISLDNNVYVTRTEHFEELTTVNYNADYIRNEGVVTMNGRPVFALSDSVVRNLKRSLVPVALYHPEGKKMLFIDGNQRFFRSPVIGYYKYSLCLDELSDRDVDYNRLPISGTQKYIPDSAPLLSFIEKNRTIYHSIIDIPNLLDQDMNAFRFSGAYYAIVKRCLDKGGVFAQVYNIPGCRPELLSMALKNLKRSFKRHGVYFFSNIMIVFASDNDKALMINQQSYERLIGFLNSHEDLNRIFMDEPHVCAHLSSTRLDDILSVIPSNNFFPGLYLTEPERLRLKKSFIDDYVIKNRLVFDQIDSVSDERAFMQTLATSFQNNDGIISLLKKTELAEARRDYHEETKLLFDLKKQAEFKITLQGYVLKMLAYKEKYYYNAALNLEKNKKWSEAQELYRAVLTINPDNFNAHYRMALVCITLQDIEGSFSYLQQAMRINKDHPKVLMQMGVLYFSSGKTEEAIEYFNKALQQNEKSPQIFRYLGMCHEKTGNLYEAESNYAKALAADPNDIDTKARLDEVRLKIDKDSKKWDTPEQKNEFDVEQDAEMPLPVSKGAYEIRLKDEDMTLPVIDPITGEEIKTDKNEGGDTRGKQTRENKPLAPDVEKNNDMVPVR